The Pan troglodytes isolate AG18354 chromosome 19, NHGRI_mPanTro3-v2.0_pri, whole genome shotgun sequence region GAGGATTGGGACTGGAAAGTCTAGGGCCTTCTGACACCATTGCCACCTGGCTGTAGGCCAAGGCAGGGCTGCATCCCGTCCTGGCCCCCGTCCTGCACCCTGGGCCGCTATGCCCTCCACCCACCATGCCCGGGAGCTGCCAGAGCATACAGAGTTGTCCTGGTTTGAAGAAAGAAATCTTTATTAATAATCTTAATAATACTGTTAGTTTGAATGGTCACACCTTGGAAGCATACAGAATGGTAAGAAAGGAAGCCCGGGGCTCGGCTGCAGTCCTGGGGATCTGAGTCGGGGGGTTGAGCTGCTGCAAGAAAAGGGTCCGGAACAGCAGAGGGGACAGGGGGCTCTGTACAGAGGACAAAGCCGGAGGCAGGGCATGGGGCTATGTACAACGGGAATAGAAAAGGAGAATTCCATTTCAATAGCTTCAGTAGCTGATGCTGAATAGAAAGTgaggtgtatttttaaatttttgacattTCATGAGACAGTGGAGCCACGTTGGGAGCCTGTATTTTTTGCTGCTTCCCTACTTCAGTGCTCCCTGCCTCGCCAGGGGTTCCTCCCTGCCACCTGCTCTGCTCCTGCTCCTCCCACCGGGTAAGCCTGGCTGTCCTTGGTGCTGCTCCCGCCACCTGGACACCTGCCTTGGGAGCAGGGAAGGGGCCGGCCCAGGCTTCCCCATCCCTTGCCCTTCCCATGGGCCCCTGCTCTGGCTGTGCCCGTCCAGGCCCACAGCCACTGTGACTCCCAACCTCGCGATGCAGCCGGGCGCTGGCCCGTCCCTGGCCCTGGGCGCCCACGGTGGACTGGGCTCACAGGGGAGCGGCAGGGAGGGCTGGGTCCCAGCAGGCAGCACGAGGTCAGCCTTGGTGTACACAGGCCCCGGGCCTCCTCCAGAAAGGGAGAGATGGCCAGGAAGAGCAAGTAAGGCCTTGGCCTCAGGGCCCACTTGGCCACACTCGGAGGTGTGAGGAGTGGCTCCTGGCTGGCTGGGCTTCCCTCGTCCTCCCATGGAGCGCCCCTGAGTCCTGGAGCCACGTCAGCCCTTTCTGTTGGGAGCTGGCCCCGGGGCTACTGTTGGGCGGCTTCCTCGCCAGGCTGGGGGCACGGGCGGGACTGCcgggcaggagggaggtgggacGCAGGGGACGCGACACGAGGGTGACGGGGCCCAGCGGAGCCCCTGGGATGAAAGCTGCCCGCACCCCTCAGCCCCGCCGGCCCCCTGGCACAGCTGGCCACAAAGATCAAGTCTTGCTAGCAGCGCCTGCCTGCTCAGGCCCGGGCCTGCTCCGCCGCCGCTGGGCTCCACACTGCCTTGGGAGTTGGGGGCTGGGAAAGGAAGACTGGATGGAAAACAGAGCCCCCCCACGGGTCCCACAAGGGAGGCCCCTTCCCCTCCAACTCCCCCACTGCCTGAGACGGAGGGGCGTGTTCCCACTGTGCTGCCAGCCAGGACGCGGTGGGGCCGTCCTGTCCTGGGGCCGCTCCTCGGCGCCCCTGCCGGTGTGCTCCCTCGGTGCGGGCGTGTGGCCAGGACGCGGGACTTGGACTTGGTTGGATGCCTCttggtttggttggttttttttttgttgcttggatcttaacatctttttttgtttttttttttgttttgtgattttttttgtttttttgtttttgcccttCATGGTCCGAGAAGGAAACGGTGGAAGGTTTCACTACAACAGAAACAGAAAGGCAGGACTTGCAGCTTCTCAGGGGGAGGCACAGCAGGTGTGAAGGCGACAGGACCGCGTGGCACGGGGCCCCTGGCCTAAAGTCCTGGCGCCGCCacacctgcctcccaggttccaggacCCTCATCTTCCAGGGCTGAGTGTGGGTGGATCCCAGGATGGGGCCCAGGCAGCCCAGGATGGGAGGAGACACCTGGGGCCATGAGGAGGAGACAGAGCTGAGCAGGGCAGGGTGAGTGGAGAGGCTGGGCCAGCACAGGCTTCGAGGCGGCCTGGATGAGATGGCAGAAGGTGATGGTCTGGCCACGGGAGGTGGGGGAGCCGGGCCCCCCACGGCAAGGGCCTGGTGGGCGGCAGGACTTCAGCCCTCACTGGTGGGGAACCCACATCCTCCAGCTGGCCTTCCAGCCCCAGGAGCACAGCCGTGGCACACTCAGAACCTGAGGCTACTTTTCCCTGTCATGGAGGTGCAGATCTGTGTGCCCCAGGCCAGTGCCAGGAAAGGACTGTGCCTGTCTTGGCTGGCTTTTCCCAGGCAGGCCAGCAGCTGCCCACGGCTGTGCTCAAGTGAGGTCCCAGCCAGTGTCTCCCCAGAAGCGCCATGCACCGGGCTGGCCAGTCCCAGGGCTGAGGAAGGAGTGGCCCGCAGGCCACAGGGCCCTGCCTGCAGTCTCCCTAATGCAGGGAGGGGACTGACCTGGGGCTGACCGGCCTGCGCTCAGGGAAGGGCCTGAGCAAGGGTGCATTCTGCCCCTCATCAGCTCTCCTGCCTGCTGAGGACCCCTCCTTCCGGAACATACCCCAATAAAGACATTTTGGAGCTTGGGGACAGGGAAAGTAGGCTGTGCCTCCAGGACAACCCCCTTGCAAGGCCGGCCTGGCCTTGGCCCTGCGGTGCTAAGGGGCTCCCTGAGGAGCGACCAGGACGTGCCTTTCCACATTTCCACTTTCTGCGGCAGCAGTGCTAAGGAGTCGCAGAGACTGGCGTGACCACAGCAGTTTGCACACCACGCGACACGCTTGTGACTACATCGGCAAGAAATAGCgtcaataaaatttaattaaaaatattagtttcaGCTGAATGGGGCAAGGAGTGGCAGTGGCTACTCCTGTGGTTGGCTGGGTGAAGGCCTGCGGGAGCACCCTCAGGCCGGGGAGACCCACACTGGGTGCCTGGAGCCCCTCCCTCCCTGCGTCAGGGTGCTGGACACTAGGGCCGTGGCACGGGGCTGGTCGGGTGGCTTTGGGGGAGGCCCTGCCAGGCGTTTCTGTTGTTCTGTGCAGCCTGGGAGGCCAGGAAATGTGGCTCTTGCCCTCATAGGGTGCTACCGCTACTCCCAGGTTGGGGGCTGCCTGGTCTCCTGGCCCAGCCTGGACCCCACGGTGTGCATACCGTACCTGCAATGGCTTGGGTAGTACAACATCAACAAAGTCAAAATAGGAAATCACGGTTTCAGACATACAGGAAAAACCAGGGTCAAAGACACACACACCAGcacaggtggggtggggagaccaACTGGCTGGAGAGAAATATCTATAGATTTTAGAGTTGCAGGGGGCCAGCCGTGCGTGTCGCTGACCGGGAGGGGTGCACTGTCTTCTGGTGGCTGTGCCTGGTTTTGGGCTGTTGGGTTTGGTGTGTAATAGGCAGTCAGTGTGAATGCTGTTAGGGGCTGGGTCTCTTGCTAGTAGGGGGTGAAGCGGCTGTACCCTCCTCGGCAGAGGCTAGCCTGCAACATCAAAGATGAAAAACAGCCAATCAGTACCGTCTTTTGGAAGAggggaaaaagcaaaaagaaaaaaaaaggaaaaacaaaaagagaaatagcCAAGTCTCGATTTCTTTCCCCCTATATTCCTTGGGGAGAAAGGAGTTGGGTTGTCATGGCAACAGGAAGAGTAGGACCTGCCTCTGACATGGTGGTCTTGGGCCAGTGTGGGGTGCTCTGGGGTCATGGCCAACAGTGCTTCTAGGTCACAGCTTGAGTTATGTCTGGGTCACTTCTCTGGGCTCAGGCCTGGCCTCTCACTGTCCTTATGCAGAGGGGGGGGTCCCAGCTTGAGCCCCACCTCCTCGCACCCCAGCAGGGTGGCACAGGGCATCTTCAGAGCACCGAGGGGCCTCCTGGCAGGTTCCTGGGCCTTGGCTCAAGAGCCTGAGGCCACTGAAGCCGGCTACGCTGGGAGAGGCAAGCCTGCTGGGCATAGTGTCAGAGCCTTGCTCTCTCGGGGGGTCTCCGGGTCCTCCTGGGCCCACCTGAGGCCCAGCCCTGTCCTACTGGGGAGAGCGGGTCCTGGATGCTCCAGCTCTCCCATGTCCTGGGCTGCCTCCAGTCAGGGAAGGCTCTGAAGgggcctcccaccctcccaccacccagTTTTGCCAGAAAAGAAGAACACAGCAAGtgcaagagaagaaaaattggggaaaaatagaaaatcttaaaaataaaaagtgaaaacacaagAGGGAACCCTCCGTGCATTAATGAAAGCTTTTAGCTTGCAGCTGCACGGAGGGCCCAAGAGCCAGGGTGTCACACCTCCATCCGGGTGGGGCCGCACCAGACCCGCGCCTGTGGCTGCCCACAGCCACCACAGGCTGCTGGGGGTGTCTGAGGCTcgttaaaaattgaaaaaaaaaaaaattggagggaGTCATCAAAACCAAGAAAGATGGGAAAAATCCATATTGCCTCTGAACCTCCTCCCTCCTCACTCTCCCAAGATGTTTTCATCTTTGATGCTGGATGCCAAGCTAGCTAAAACCCGTGTTCACACCCCGGGGCTGGGGCCAGTGGGTACAGGAGGCAGGTGTCTGCTGGAAGCAGCTCTGGGTGCAGAGTGAGCTGGGCTGCACGTGTCAACAGCtggccccacacacacacacacacacacacacacagacacgccaCGCCGCGCACCTCCCTGCCCCGCCCCTTCCACCCCACAGCctgagggaggaggctggggcagagcaGGCACTGTTTCCCCAGGACCCCAGGAGCCCCCAGGAagccaggagctagggcctggtgAGAAGCAACCGGTAACCCACACTCCCCTCCCGGATGTGAGGGGGCTGCAGCAGTGCGGGTGGGCCGTGGGTATGCGGTGTGGGCAGAAACAGCCCCGGGGCCTTGGGAGCCTCTACTGGGAAGGAGAGGCAGCCCTGGTTTGGTTTCTGAGGTTTTCCTGGTGTAAATGGGAATGGAGGGGCCTCAACAGGACTTTATTATAGTGAGGGAGCTCAGGGAAACGGATCAGGCACATTGGGGTGCTTTCCAGAGGACCAAATGGTATGGTGGGCTGACCAGCCATTCAACCTGCTTCCCCGCAACTGAGAGGGCGTGAGGGGCCAGCCCTCCCCTCATCCTAACTCACATCCAGGCCGTGGTCCTTCCAAAGTCTCCGGGACCAAGGCATTGGTCAGAGGGCTCGGCCTCTCCCCCAAGGGCCTCACCACCCATGCCCAGCTGTTAGGACTGGCACCCAGGGCTGGGCGGGCCTGGGCTCCTTACCATGGTTCCAATGCTGTAGGTCGCCGCGGGCCCGATGGTGTGATGGTACGGGTCGGCAGCTGCGTAGACTCTGCCGTAACTAGGGAAGAGCGTGGGAGGGGGAGTGGgaagagggtgggggaggggggcaggtGAGGGGCAGCAACggcctcccacctcctcccagaCACTACATGGGCACCCTGTACCGAGGTCCCATCTGCAAGGCACCCTCCCCTCCTGCAAGGCCTACCCCTCCTTCTTGTTAAGAAGGAAGCTTCTGGAACACAACAGGCAACCCTCTCAATATGCCCACAGTGTGCTGACCCTGaccgggggcggggggggggagggggtgtgTTCCACTCAGTGCTACGTGGAGGGGGATGgtgtcctcatggagcttgtCTGCAGGGAAAACTTCCACCCCAAAAAGAATGTGGTAAATACTGGGGAGGGTttcaagagaagagagagggtCAACGGGGAGGGACCAGGAACACTGCTCCCAAGAATGTGACACTTGTGTCCCTCACGACTTTCCTTTCAGCAGTTTGTCTGTGCAGGGAACTCTCAGCTCCTTAGAGAGCAGAGCTGGGCCACGGCACCCCGTACACCACACTTCAGGGAGATGGAGCCGGGGCTGCCAGGAGGGAGGGGGTACAAGCGGTCCCCAGACCAGAGTGGTGGAGCTCAGCTACCAACAGGCCAGATGTCTGAGGGGAAAGGCACTAGGCTAGGTTGCTCCAGGAGGAAGCACTCAAGTGTCTGCCTCCAAGACAGACAGCCACTGTGGGCACGGGGCTTGCGGGGGGCGGTGGGGGGACTGGGAATCAGAGATGCGGTCTCCACCTGGGGTTTCCACAGCCTCCCCATGGGGTAAGCAGGAAGTGACTGAAGTCAGGGGCTCACTGGCTCAAGGGCCACACTCAGACCTGCTCCCCTGTCCCGACCCTACTCCCGCCAGGCCTGGAAGAGTGGGTTACGCCTCCTGCCTGTCTGGGCCCAGCTCCCCAGGGATCCTTGTCCATCTTCTCCCCACCCTGCTCCAGAACAGTGCTGGCCCCTGGCCTCACCTGTCGCTGTAGGCTGCCGCCGCTGCAGCGGGCTGAGCGTATCTGTAGGCTGCGTAGCCTCCCTGCAGGGtaagtgggaggagagagagcagaGGGACTTAGTGGGGCTCCCCAGGGAAAGGCTGAGTGGGGAGAGGAGACAGACCCTGTGCGGGTGGGGCCCTGGGAGGGACTGCAGAccttcccagcctcccagccttgGCTGGGTAAGGATTAGGTGGTGCCTGGCCTGGGCACCTAGTTCTGGTCTAACACAGGACCGAGGACTGCAGATGGCTAGGTGGCACAGTTCAGGGTGAGGCAGGTCTGCCTGTCcactccattcattcactcattcattcacacatCCATCTGTGCACTCCACACACATTAGCGGGTACCCATGACTCATCTGGCTGGGTGCTAGGCCTTGGCAAAGAAGAGGTGCTCACAGACCTGCCACCAGGCCACTGAGGCCTGACTTGGATGCTGAGGGGCTGGGAGAACCCACAGTGACTCTGGATAGTGTCCTGGACACCAGGAAGGGTCAAGGGTAAAGGGCACAAGAGGACGTGAGCTCAGATGATGTCCTGGCCTCAAATGGGCAGGTAACTGAATTGTAGGCAGCTGCCCAGGACTGAAGGGTGGCTGGGTACATGGGGTGTGGCCGTCAGTGAGTCTGAGACAGAGGAAGCAGCACATGTGGCCCCATGAAGGGGGAGAAAGGCCACCAGACTCCATCAAGGGGGGTAGGCCCTGGAGCACAGGCACCCAGGGGCCCTGCCTCCTGGCCCCTCTTGCAGCCCGTGCTGTGGGTGCCTTAGGGGCTCACTCACTGACCGCAGCGTGGTTAGGGACGTGGCAGAGTCCCACTGCCCCCATTATATGAGGCCTTGCCCACAGGAAGATGGTTTCAGCTCACAGGGCTGCTGGGCGGCCCATTAACTGCTCCCTTGATGGGTCCCAACAACCAGACTGTGCCATGCTGGGATTCTCAGGGATGCCATACTCTGGGCAGACGTGGCACCCTCgccctcctggcttcaagggtgggatgggatgggatgggaggaGCGGGCAGTGAGAGAGGAGACGCCGACTTCTCATTGAGACCCACAGAACGCCTGATCCCACCCTCCCTCCCGGCGGGGCTACACTTACATAAATCTCAGCACCATAAAATCCATCCTGATACACGACCCTGGAAGCAAACGGACAAGAAAGTGGTGGGAACGCTGGAGAGGTGGGGTAGGCCGGCTCCGGTGTCTGCTGAGGAGGGAGGGGGCACGGTGCCAGCCCCGCCCATGGGACTGGCATTTTAACAAGCGTTTGCTCCAGTGCCCTGTTTTGGTATAACAATAGAGTAACACCCTTGCTGATCAGCTCCTTTCTCCCACAAACCCCGGGGCCCATAGCCCACCCGACCCCAGGCAGCTGTACCCCCCACCCTTTAGTGATGGAGGGCACCAGACCCCAGGGAATGGGAGCAGAGAGGGCTCAGAGAAGCCCCTCGCTGACCTCAAGAGTGGACAACGGCCCCATTAAAGCATCCAGACAAGGTTCTGGGGCTCTGAATGTCCCCCTAAATGCCAGTGACCTCCGCGATGCCCGCcgtggtggggatgggggtgaaGATAATGGAGGCAGCTGCAGGGCTGAGTTCTGGGGCTCCCACGATCCCCCCCGCCAGGTCTGGAAAGGCTGCCTAGCCCCTCGCACTGCGCAGGGCCTCCCCATTTCCCTCCTCCCCGCCGTCCTACCCCCTCCTCCACGCCTCCCCCGGCCCAGGTACTCACGCTCCGTAAGTcgggatggggggtgggggtggcgctGCCCGAAATGTATTATACAcggcccggccccggccccgaaGATGTGCGCCCCGGTAGGCAACGGCTGTGCCGGTGGTGGGGTAGGGGAACCCCGTCACTGCAGGAAACGGGGCCCGAGACACGTGTGAGAGGCACAAGGGGACCCACCTGGCACCCCCTCCCCGTACACCTAGCCCCCCGCGCACCTagcccccaacccctccccaagCCCCGCCCCCGGAGCTCTACTCAGTCAACACGGCGATGGGAGGGCGGGGACGGCCCACCTGGCCCCGCCCCTCATGCCCCGCCCCCAGAGCCCCACGGGGCCAAGTGGCTGGTCTCATCCCatccccgccccgccccagccTTTACCTGCATAGAATTCAGGCCCGTAGACTGCGCCGACCACTGGATTTAACTTCCAGCCTAAAACAAAGGCACAGAGACCTAGTCACTGCCTTCCCCGACCCTTTTCCCACCAAAACCTATGCCTGGGAACCCCAGCGACACCGGTGGAGCCCTTGGGAACATTCCCAGGGCGCCTCCCCGCGCCGGGCCCCCCTTTCCCACACTGCCCGGACAAGTGCTGAGTTCAAAACACCAGGGTCTACTCCTTCCTGACTCTTCTGCCTGGGGGTCTGCTAGGATTCTTTCCTAATTGTGATCCTCCTCAGCCTGCCCCTGAGCAACCCTCACCCCTGGGCGTCATCCCCCGAAGCCTGGGGTACCCACCTCCCAGAAGAGAACTGGAGAGGGAAAGTGGAACTTGTTATCTACCCCCCTGAGCACAGCTGGGATGAGGGTTTCTGGAGTCAGACTCAGCACAGCCCCACCATCCGAGCTCCAGGTGGCCAGAGGCTGCAGGAAAGGCACTTGGACTCTGCCCATAAGCTCTCCCCACTGCCTGCCAAAGTCCCCCTCCTGCTCCCTCTTCCCAGTGCTGAGTCCTGCTCTCACTTTCCTCCCGTGCTCATCTTCCCCCAGAGCGGCTGTCCGGGAGGGTGGCCTGGGAGCAGGTCGAGGAGGAAAGGGCATTTGGACTGGGAATGATAATAAGGATGGGCTGGTTTTCCTCAACACTGTGTGTGAGCCACACGGACTGTTCGAAACTCACGGGGTCCTCCCTGCCcagtgagccatcacaccctccccattttgcagatgaagaaacagccCTGGAGAGACACAGCAACCTCCCGTCAGCAGCTggggagtggcagagccagggatCCCAGCCTGTAATTGGCATCCCAGCCTCTCCCTTCCTGCAGGTGGGCCAGTCTTCCTCTCCCGGGGGAACCCAGGAGCAGAGCAAAGACCTGCTCCACCTGGAGGCCTCTGCGGGGGACACCAGCTGCCTTGCAGTGGGCTCCAGCTCCAGGCATTCCGACAGGTTGGGCAGGAGGGCTTCTTGACGAGGCCCAGCCCCTTACCCCTCCTCAGTGTACCCAGGTCTTATCTCTACAGCATGCCCCGTGGGCCCGGCTCCTTGTCCCTTTGCACTGGGTGGGGAGGAACAGCAGGGACGAGAGCCCACTGGCCAGCTGGGGAGATACATCTGGAGAGGGTGGCAGTGGGCCCAGGCCATGTGTGAACCCCTGACCCAGATTCTAACAACCCCACTGCAGGGCAGGCAGACTGGAGGCAGTGAGGACGGAGGGTCGGGGTATGTTCCTCCCTCTGGCCAAGTCTTCACCCCACCCCGCATCCCCGGCCCACCATCACACAACCTTGTGTCTGGACGCCATTGCTGGGACTTTGGAATCTTCCAAAAAGATAAATCCCAGGTTAGGAAGGAAGaaacttttttgggggggtagGGGGGCACagtttcttgctctgttgcccaggctggagtgcagtggacgatcacggctcactgcagcctcgacctcctgggctcaagcgatcctcctacttcagcctcctgagtagcttgggccacaggtgcctgccactacacccacagctaatttaaaaaactatctgtagagacagggtctccctgtgttgctcaggctggtcttgaagtcctgggctcaagggatcctgccaccttaacctcccaaagtgctgggattacaggcatgagccactgcatcaggctgaaagaaatgttttgttttctgggaaGACCTCCAGTCCGAAGAACTGACTCTTCTTACTAGAAGGCCCATGATGGAGCAGAGTCCTGGAGACCCTGACCCCGAGCCCACACTCCCCGGGGCTCCATCCAGTGACTCTTCTGGGTCCACTCTGGGTGAGTGAGACTTGGAGGCTGCATGTGTGCTTCAGATGGCCCTGGGCACCTTCACCTGTCAATTCTGGCTTCCTGGATGCCTCCACCGGTGATTCTGGCTTCCTGGGTGCCCTCCCCTGTCAATTCTGCCTCTCTGGGAGCCTCCACCTGTCTCTGCTGCCTCCATTTCACTGTCTGGAAGCCCAGATGGCAGAGACAGCCTGAGACTGCCTGGCTGGCCTGTTTCTACTGTAAATAGTTAACACCTGGGCAAACCTGGTGGGTTTGTTTTCTACAATGGAAACCTCCACCCCCAACTGATGAATTCCAGAGTGTTGGGTAGTGTTGAAGCCAAGTCACGCAGCACTCGCCACCAGAGCCCATGGGTTGGCTTCGGTGCCAACCTGCAGAGAACCCAGGGCCGTCCCACTGCAgccctctgtgcccaggctgatGAAGAGATTGAGATGAAACGGCTCTTGCTGCAAAGGTGGGCAAAGGTTCCCAC contains the following coding sequences:
- the RBFOX3 gene encoding RNA binding protein fox-1 homolog 3 isoform X13 yields the protein MAQPYPPAQYPPPPQNGIPAEYAPPPPHPTQDYSGQTPVPTEHGMTLYTPAQTHPEQPGSEASTQPIAGTQTVPQTDEAAQTDSQPLHPSDPTEKQQPKRLHVSNIPFRFRDPDLRQMFGQFGKILDVEIIFNERGSKVNNATARVMTNKKTGNPYTNGWKLNPVVGAVYGPEFYAVTGFPYPTTGTAVAYRGAHLRGRGRAVYNTFRAAPPPPPIPTYGAALEQTLVKMPVPWAGLAPCPLPPQQTPEPAYPTSPAFPPLSCPFASRVVYQDGFYGAEIYGGYAAYRYAQPAAAAAAYSDSYGRVYAAADPYHHTIGPAATYSIGTM